Proteins encoded by one window of Synechococcus sp. WH 7805:
- a CDS encoding S8 family serine peptidase: protein MNLSNLIESLSAYRARSLHTSLNQPEEPDPDISSIDNNPALTPIDQPLTVARGLLQNGATTPPSQQLNSTESFSEAINGNNSITTEEEANETTNIEFRIESKYLHAGRCACFACSYSRDSLETNRESNSELNNTLSNADPTIAFGTLNELSDYLTTGFWEEAGTYTRRFNLGGSGLGAKNGQLTYNITGWADDSNGLSAERQNLTREVFNVYEAITGIEFVEVATEGDFRFTDNDSGAYAYLGGGWYDQDPNTGTIDYNAAIIDYSVINVASSWFYGDSSYNSYTPQTIFHEIGHALGLGHQGQYNAGNGNPTYENSAQYGNDTWLTTMMSYWSQTTNTNVNASRAYLQTPMTVDWIALDKLYGSQGYGSFKAFNGNTVYGVGTNISSGTSEIMNNFATMISDTAYTLVDGSGYDILNVSNYSDDQFINLAPSELNGTLPSSSSIGGLVNNLTIGVGTILEEAIGGSGNDTFLGNIADNVFRGGNGGDRFYDSFGSDTYYGGSGTFDTLYFSENYSDFSIENLGTSLAFSRNNSGLADTDLIWNDIELVYFNDDVIKTYQELLADITPINTPPTANDVFVATSEDSNSVSGNFNANDPDSSDQLTYTITTAPTIGSVVVNSDGTFTYNFGNNFQSLGDGDSTAVVFQYIASDDNATDSAPATVTITINGSNDAPILSGTPSALTNGTEDIAYLLKASDLLQGYSDIDGDTLSITSVTTASANGTLTPNGNGTWTYTPTQDLNGEVVFSFVVSDGNGGTANGSTSLTLDPVEDEVLLDEDNNGIVDGTELTAYQLFSEAGAITLKNNAGQTYNNSSSGNSDVVAAIETDNGFQVLLEGTGSRNDTFYVWNTNSNGVIIGGSGWKSGDIATRLGWEETFNFDTNRDGTIGALILDDDNNGIVDGTELTAYQLFSEAGAITLKNNAGQTYNNSSSGNSDVVAAIETDNGFQVLLEGTGSRNDTFYVWNTNSNGVIIGGSGWKSGDIATRLGWEETFNFDTNRDGTIGALILDDDNNGIVDGTELTAYQLFSEAGAITLKNNAGQTYNNSSSGNSDVVAAIETDNGFQVLLEGTGSRNDTFYVWNTNSNGVITGGSGWKSGDIATRLGWEETFNFDTNRDGTIGALILDDDNNGIVDGTELTAYQLFSEAGAITLKNNAGQTYNNSSSGNSDVVAAIETDNGFQVLLEGTGSRNDTFYVWNTNSNGVITGGSGWKSGDIATRLGWEETFNFDTNRDGTIGALILDDDNNGIVDGTELTAYQLFSEAGAITLKNNAGQTYNNSSSGNSDVVAAIETDNGFQVLLEGTGSRNDTFYVWDTNSNGVITGGSGWKSGNIATRLGWEETFNFDTNRDGTIGLPPSLSSPTLEARFKDQWHLKDSSSGGANVASAWLLKNKSGSNIYGTGIHINVIDDGLDWRHQDLSTNYISASSYDYVGKDNDPTPSSSADHGTAVAGVAAGYGHNGIGITGAAPNANISGQRLLGAGTARNEASALTRTMNAVDIYSNSWGPNDNGRLQAAPARVLAALKDGVTNGRDGKGAIYTWAGGNGRNSNDNSNYDGYANSRYVISVAAMTNRGRYSGYSEPGANVLVSAPSNGGTDAITTTSTNNSYIDNFGGTSSATPLVSGVIALMLEANPNLTWRDVQHVLVNSSDVVDASSNGWFTNGAEHDFSHDYGFGRINAEAAVALAKTWNNVGDEVSYSASTTPGIAIPDAGGGSISSTITISQDITLESVVIPILSDHTYAGDLTITLTSPEGTTAILSEGNRRDTSTLNFNFSAKTFWGESSRGVWTLTINDLASLDTGTLDQWGLNLYGTQGTNFNAAITDSITGNELETFTGASGMTYASKEALEQIEGLSSYLSHIEDLLAESPEKATGDWLIGTQGPQDQIMRASELGISDSMTSQTFNAQNGISSFSMISALDPTEFIAQSLDSLGTNLSYAYPELLHETTTRSLIPSLETSTFKA from the coding sequence ATGAACTTATCTAACCTGATTGAATCACTGAGTGCCTATCGGGCGCGTTCTCTGCATACCAGCCTCAATCAACCTGAGGAGCCAGACCCAGACATCAGCTCGATCGACAACAACCCGGCACTCACCCCCATTGATCAACCCCTGACAGTGGCGCGTGGCTTGCTCCAAAACGGTGCCACCACTCCGCCAAGTCAACAACTGAATTCAACTGAGAGTTTCAGCGAAGCAATCAATGGGAATAACTCCATAACAACCGAGGAAGAAGCTAATGAAACCACCAATATTGAGTTCAGAATTGAATCGAAATATCTGCATGCAGGACGGTGCGCCTGCTTTGCTTGTAGCTATAGCCGGGATTCATTAGAAACTAATCGTGAAAGCAATTCAGAACTAAACAACACCCTATCGAATGCAGATCCAACGATTGCCTTTGGAACACTCAACGAACTATCGGATTATCTGACCACCGGATTCTGGGAAGAGGCAGGAACATACACAAGGCGATTCAACTTAGGTGGCAGCGGTTTAGGCGCCAAAAACGGTCAATTGACCTACAACATCACCGGATGGGCGGATGATTCAAACGGATTGTCTGCGGAACGTCAAAATCTCACCCGAGAGGTTTTTAACGTCTACGAAGCCATCACTGGCATTGAATTTGTTGAGGTCGCAACCGAAGGTGATTTTCGCTTTACAGATAATGATTCAGGAGCCTATGCCTATCTTGGTGGCGGATGGTATGACCAAGACCCAAACACAGGAACCATTGATTACAACGCAGCCATTATCGACTACAGCGTTATCAACGTTGCGTCATCCTGGTTTTACGGAGATTCCAGCTACAACAGCTACACACCACAAACGATTTTTCATGAAATCGGACATGCTCTTGGCCTAGGACATCAGGGGCAATACAACGCGGGCAATGGAAATCCTACCTATGAGAACAGTGCGCAATATGGCAATGACACCTGGCTGACCACCATGATGTCGTATTGGTCTCAAACAACCAATACGAATGTCAACGCCTCAAGAGCATATCTACAGACACCGATGACGGTGGATTGGATTGCGTTAGATAAACTCTACGGATCACAGGGCTATGGATCATTCAAAGCCTTCAACGGCAACACAGTTTACGGCGTAGGCACAAATATCTCAAGCGGTACCAGCGAAATCATGAATAATTTCGCAACGATGATTAGCGATACAGCTTACACACTGGTTGATGGATCAGGTTATGACATCTTGAATGTCAGCAATTATTCTGATGATCAGTTTATCAATTTGGCGCCATCAGAACTCAATGGCACCCTTCCGTCGAGTTCAAGCATTGGCGGCCTCGTTAACAATCTAACGATTGGAGTTGGCACCATCCTTGAGGAAGCCATTGGCGGCAGCGGCAATGACACATTTCTTGGAAATATTGCAGATAATGTCTTTAGAGGTGGCAATGGTGGTGACAGATTTTACGACAGCTTCGGATCCGACACGTATTACGGAGGATCCGGTACTTTCGACACGCTCTACTTCTCTGAAAACTACAGCGATTTCTCCATTGAAAACCTGGGGACATCCTTAGCCTTCAGCCGAAACAATTCGGGCTTAGCTGACACCGATCTAATCTGGAATGACATTGAACTTGTTTATTTCAATGACGACGTCATCAAGACCTATCAAGAACTCTTAGCTGATATAACTCCTATCAATACTCCGCCAACCGCTAATGATGTGTTCGTCGCGACGTCAGAAGACAGCAATAGCGTCAGCGGAAACTTCAATGCGAACGATCCAGACAGCAGCGATCAACTCACTTACACGATAACAACGGCACCAACGATTGGATCAGTTGTCGTTAACAGCGACGGAACCTTCACCTACAACTTCGGCAACAATTTCCAATCACTGGGCGACGGAGACTCAACTGCCGTTGTTTTTCAATACATCGCATCCGACGACAATGCTACTGATAGTGCACCAGCCACAGTCACTATTACGATCAACGGCAGTAATGATGCTCCAATCCTGAGTGGCACGCCGTCCGCACTAACAAATGGCACAGAGGATATTGCTTACCTACTGAAAGCGTCGGATCTGCTGCAGGGTTACAGCGATATCGATGGTGACACTCTCTCCATCACCAGCGTCACCACTGCCTCAGCCAACGGAACCCTCACCCCTAACGGCAACGGCACCTGGACCTACACCCCAACACAAGATCTCAACGGTGAAGTGGTCTTCAGTTTTGTAGTCAGTGATGGAAATGGGGGAACCGCCAATGGCAGCACATCACTCACACTCGATCCAGTTGAAGATGAAGTGCTTCTCGATGAAGACAACAACGGCATTGTTGATGGCACCGAACTCACCGCTTATCAGCTCTTCTCAGAAGCTGGTGCTATCACACTCAAAAACAATGCTGGCCAAACTTATAACAACAGCTCATCTGGCAACTCCGATGTAGTTGCTGCTATCGAAACCGATAACGGCTTCCAGGTCCTACTGGAAGGTACAGGTTCTCGAAACGATACGTTCTACGTCTGGAATACGAATTCAAATGGAGTGATCATAGGCGGTAGTGGCTGGAAGTCTGGTGATATCGCAACTCGTCTTGGATGGGAAGAAACTTTCAACTTTGATACCAATCGTGATGGAACCATTGGCGCTTTGATCCTTGATGACGACAACAACGGCATTGTCGATGGCACCGAACTCACCGCTTATCAGCTCTTCTCAGAAGCTGGTGCTATCACACTCAAAAACAATGCTGGCCAAACTTATAACAACAGCTCATCTGGCAACTCCGATGTAGTTGCTGCTATCGAAACCGATAACGGCTTCCAGGTCCTACTGGAAGGTACAGGTTCTCGAAACGATACGTTCTACGTCTGGAATACGAATTCAAATGGAGTGATCATAGGCGGTAGTGGCTGGAAGTCTGGTGATATCGCAACTCGTCTTGGATGGGAAGAAACTTTCAACTTTGATACCAATCGTGATGGAACCATTGGCGCTTTGATCCTTGATGACGACAACAACGGCATTGTCGATGGCACCGAACTCACCGCTTATCAACTCTTCTCAGAAGCTGGTGCTATCACACTCAAAAACAATGCTGGCCAAACTTATAACAACAGCTCATCTGGCAACTCCGATGTAGTTGCTGCTATCGAAACCGATAACGGCTTCCAGGTCCTACTGGAAGGTACAGGTTCTCGAAACGACACGTTCTACGTCTGGAATACGAATTCAAATGGAGTGATCACAGGCGGTAGTGGCTGGAAGTCTGGTGATATCGCAACTCGTCTTGGATGGGAAGAAACTTTCAACTTTGATACCAATCGTGATGGAACCATTGGCGCTTTGATCCTTGATGACGACAACAACGGCATTGTCGATGGCACCGAACTCACCGCTTATCAGCTCTTCTCAGAAGCTGGTGCTATCACACTCAAAAACAATGCTGGCCAAACTTATAACAACAGCTCATCTGGCAACTCCGATGTAGTTGCTGCTATCGAAACCGATAACGGCTTCCAGGTCCTACTGGAAGGTACAGGTTCTCGAAACGACACGTTCTACGTCTGGAATACGAATTCAAATGGAGTGATCACAGGCGGTAGTGGCTGGAAGTCTGGTGATATCGCAACTCGTCTTGGATGGGAAGAAACTTTCAACTTTGATACCAATCGTGATGGAACCATTGGCGCTTTGATCCTTGATGACGACAACAACGGCATTGTCGATGGCACCGAACTCACCGCTTATCAGCTCTTCTCAGAAGCTGGTGCTATCACACTCAAAAACAATGCTGGCCAAACTTATAACAACAGCTCATCTGGCAACTCCGATGTAGTTGCTGCTATCGAAACCGATAACGGCTTCCAGGTCCTACTGGAAGGTACAGGTTCTCGAAACGACACGTTCTACGTCTGGGATACGAATTCAAATGGAGTGATTACAGGCGGTAGTGGCTGGAAGTCTGGCAATATCGCAACTCGTCTCGGTTGGGAAGAAACTTTCAACTTTGATACCAATCGTGATGGAACCATTGGCCTTCCCCCCTCACTGTCTTCGCCCACCCTCGAAGCCCGCTTCAAAGACCAATGGCACCTAAAAGACTCATCATCGGGAGGTGCCAATGTTGCTTCGGCATGGTTATTGAAAAACAAATCTGGGAGCAATATTTACGGCACTGGAATTCATATCAACGTGATCGACGATGGGCTGGATTGGCGTCATCAAGATCTGAGCACGAATTACATTTCAGCATCGAGTTATGACTACGTCGGAAAGGACAACGACCCGACCCCAAGCTCCTCTGCCGACCACGGCACAGCCGTCGCTGGCGTCGCAGCAGGATATGGGCATAACGGCATTGGCATCACCGGTGCCGCGCCCAACGCCAACATCAGTGGGCAACGACTGCTAGGTGCAGGAACAGCAAGGAATGAAGCCTCTGCCCTAACGCGAACGATGAATGCTGTGGATATCTACAGCAACAGCTGGGGACCGAATGACAACGGCAGGCTTCAGGCAGCACCGGCTCGAGTTCTTGCTGCGCTGAAGGATGGAGTCACCAATGGACGCGATGGCAAAGGCGCGATCTATACCTGGGCCGGTGGAAATGGACGGAACAGCAACGACAACTCGAACTACGACGGCTATGCCAACTCCCGCTATGTGATCTCGGTGGCAGCAATGACCAATCGAGGACGGTATTCCGGATACAGCGAACCGGGTGCGAATGTTCTGGTCAGCGCTCCGTCCAACGGTGGTACCGATGCCATCACCACCACCAGCACCAACAACAGTTACATCGACAACTTTGGTGGCACCTCCTCGGCCACACCGTTGGTGTCTGGTGTGATCGCCTTGATGTTGGAGGCCAACCCCAATCTCACTTGGCGAGATGTGCAACATGTGCTGGTCAACAGCTCGGATGTGGTGGATGCCAGCAGCAATGGATGGTTCACAAATGGAGCCGAGCACGACTTCAGCCATGACTACGGATTTGGCCGCATCAATGCAGAAGCAGCGGTCGCCTTGGCCAAAACGTGGAACAACGTGGGTGACGAAGTCTCCTATTCCGCCAGCACCACCCCAGGAATCGCCATTCCCGATGCCGGTGGCGGATCGATCAGCAGCACGATCACCATCTCACAAGACATCACCTTGGAGTCCGTGGTGATTCCAATTCTGTCGGACCATACCTATGCCGGCGATCTCACCATCACGCTCACCTCTCCGGAAGGAACCACTGCAATCCTCAGTGAAGGAAATCGACGGGACACAAGCACGCTGAATTTCAACTTCAGTGCCAAAACCTTCTGGGGAGAGAGCAGCCGGGGAGTCTGGACGCTCACCATCAATGACCTGGCAAGCCTTGATACAGGCACACTCGACCAGTGGGGCCTGAATCTGTACGGAACCCAGGGAACCAACTTCAACGCAGCAATCACCGACTCGATCACCGGCAACGAACTGGAGACCTTCACCGGTGCTTCAGGAATGACCTACGCATCGAAAGAAGCACTCGAGCAGATTGAAGGCCTGTCGAGTTATCTCAGCCACATCGAAGATCTCCTTGCTGAATCACCCGAGAAGGCCACTGGGGATTGGCTGATCGGAACCCAAGGGCCACAAGATCAAATCATGCGTGCTTCGGAATTAGGAATTTCTGATTCCATGACGAGCCAGACATTTAATGCCCAAAATGGCATTTCAAGCTTCTCGATGATTTCAGCACTGGACCCAACAGAATTCATTGCTCAAAGCCTTGACTCTTTAGGAACAAACTTGAGCTATGCCTACCCCGAATTGTTGCATGAAACAACAACGCGGAGCCTTATTCCTTCCCTTGAAACCAGCACGTTCAAGGCGTAA
- a CDS encoding ClC family H(+)/Cl(-) exchange transporter: MTVLSELKQRRHQLGSSRSIRRLLERRWWVVVLALMLTGLGAALTGVLFKAGIKTLGAWRLELLADLPAWAVLPGLGAAGGLVSGLLVTCLAPAAGGSGITHIMGFLKHRAVPMGLQVGLVKLVAGIVAIGSGFPLGPEGPSVQMGGSVAWQMARWLKAPVAFRRVIVAAGGGAGIAAVFSAPIGGFVYAVEELLHSARPVVLLLVIVTTFWADAWADVLGLAGLSPSGSGLDATQGFQLEREYTPLVSFLPIDLGYLIGLGVVVGLLAELYCRYVLAMQRKGDAWFGDRLVLRMVLSGAVLGSVYASLPEEFHNLEGLQHLIADGEADIPMALGTFIVLFFSTGLAAASGAPGGLFYPMLTLGGAIGLACGYWVEALTGHVPTTYVFAGMGAFVASCSRTPISAMFLAFALTKDLLILKPILVACLASFLVARLFDERSIYERQLGMELKEEDHREARLNRHGGIHHAWGGSIRRRAFTPPPPPPPPPPAKANPNPDEDP, translated from the coding sequence ATGACCGTCCTGAGTGAACTGAAACAACGACGCCACCAACTCGGCTCCAGCCGCAGCATCCGTCGCCTCCTGGAACGGCGCTGGTGGGTGGTGGTGCTCGCCCTGATGCTCACTGGGCTTGGGGCCGCCCTGACAGGCGTGCTGTTTAAAGCCGGCATCAAGACCCTGGGGGCATGGCGCCTGGAGTTGCTGGCCGATCTGCCCGCCTGGGCAGTGCTGCCAGGACTCGGGGCCGCGGGTGGATTGGTGTCAGGCCTGCTCGTCACCTGCCTGGCCCCTGCCGCTGGCGGATCAGGCATCACCCACATCATGGGCTTTCTCAAACACCGGGCCGTTCCCATGGGACTGCAGGTGGGCCTGGTGAAACTGGTGGCAGGAATCGTGGCCATCGGCAGTGGCTTCCCCCTTGGCCCCGAGGGCCCGTCGGTGCAGATGGGGGGATCTGTTGCCTGGCAGATGGCGCGCTGGCTGAAGGCCCCTGTGGCCTTCCGGCGGGTGATCGTGGCAGCCGGCGGCGGTGCGGGCATCGCCGCCGTGTTTAGTGCACCCATCGGTGGGTTTGTCTACGCCGTTGAGGAGCTGCTGCACTCCGCCAGGCCCGTGGTGTTGCTGCTGGTGATCGTGACCACCTTCTGGGCCGATGCCTGGGCTGATGTCCTCGGGCTAGCGGGGCTCAGTCCCAGTGGAAGCGGTCTGGATGCAACCCAGGGGTTCCAGCTGGAACGGGAATACACCCCCCTGGTGAGTTTTCTGCCGATCGATCTGGGATACCTGATCGGACTCGGGGTCGTGGTTGGGCTGCTGGCCGAGCTCTACTGCCGCTATGTGCTGGCCATGCAGCGGAAGGGGGATGCCTGGTTCGGCGATCGGCTGGTGCTGCGCATGGTGCTCAGTGGAGCAGTGCTTGGAAGCGTTTATGCCTCTCTTCCTGAAGAGTTCCACAATCTGGAGGGACTGCAACATCTGATCGCCGACGGTGAAGCCGACATTCCGATGGCGCTCGGCACCTTCATCGTGCTCTTTTTCAGCACTGGTCTGGCCGCGGCATCAGGCGCACCGGGGGGACTGTTTTATCCAATGCTCACCCTCGGCGGAGCAATCGGTCTGGCCTGTGGCTACTGGGTGGAAGCCCTCACCGGGCACGTTCCGACCACCTATGTTTTTGCAGGGATGGGGGCCTTTGTGGCCAGCTGTTCCCGCACCCCGATCAGCGCCATGTTCCTGGCCTTTGCACTGACGAAAGACCTGCTGATCCTCAAACCGATCCTGGTGGCCTGTCTGGCCAGTTTTCTGGTGGCCAGACTGTTTGATGAGCGCTCGATCTACGAGCGACAGTTGGGCATGGAACTGAAGGAAGAAGATCACCGGGAGGCACGCCTGAATCGGCATGGCGGCATTCATCACGCCTGGGGAGGTTCGATCCGTCGCCGGGCCTTCACACCACCGCCACCGCCACCGCCACCGCCACCAGCCAAGGCCAATCCCAACCCGGACGAAGACCCCTGA
- a CDS encoding radical SAM protein, whose translation MGITSLGYQIVWATLASRSDLDVRRLFTDQGDPPHRRCDLFGLSLSWELDGPVLLDLLEDQGIPIWSEQRTDADPVVFGGGPVLTANPEPLAPFFDVILLGDGEELLPTFIDALQDVRDEPRAVRLRHLAKVPGIYVPALYAPSFDAEGSLRSIEPIETDLPATVTKQTWRGNTLSHSSVITPAAAWPDIHMVEVVRSCPELCRFCLASYLTLPFRTPSLDDGLIPAVERGLKATRRLGLLGASVTQHPQFDELLRWLNTDRFNDVRVSVSSVRAATVTPALASGLANRGSKSLTIAIESGSERMRRVVNKKLSSEEIDAAARHAKQGGLSALKLYGMVGLPSEDDEDVEATADLLLQLKKATPGLRFTLGVSTFVPKAHTPFQWQGVRPEADKRLKRLGKRLKPKGIDLRPESYGWSVIQALLSRSDRRLAAVIVAVRGTQDSLGGWKKAYRAARAGELPTAKSAGVELPLPPAWERVVHDTWPDDTVLPWEHLRTALKKETLQHHQNESLGI comes from the coding sequence GTGGGAATCACCAGCCTCGGTTACCAAATCGTCTGGGCCACGCTGGCCTCGCGATCCGATCTGGATGTGCGCCGGCTGTTCACCGATCAGGGGGATCCCCCGCATCGCCGCTGCGATCTGTTCGGCCTGTCCCTGAGCTGGGAACTGGATGGTCCGGTGTTGCTGGATCTGCTCGAAGACCAGGGCATCCCGATCTGGAGCGAACAGCGAACGGACGCTGACCCGGTCGTGTTCGGAGGGGGGCCTGTGTTGACCGCGAACCCCGAACCATTGGCGCCATTTTTCGATGTCATCCTGCTGGGGGATGGGGAGGAACTGCTTCCGACCTTCATCGACGCCCTGCAGGACGTGCGCGATGAACCACGGGCCGTGCGTCTGCGGCACCTGGCGAAGGTTCCAGGCATCTATGTGCCAGCGCTCTATGCCCCAAGCTTTGATGCCGAGGGATCACTGCGATCGATCGAACCGATCGAAACGGATCTGCCTGCCACCGTGACCAAGCAGACCTGGCGCGGGAACACCCTCAGCCACTCCTCGGTGATCACGCCGGCGGCCGCATGGCCGGACATCCACATGGTGGAAGTGGTGCGCAGCTGCCCTGAACTCTGCCGCTTCTGTCTGGCCAGTTATCTCACGCTTCCTTTCCGCACACCATCGCTGGATGACGGCCTGATCCCAGCGGTCGAACGAGGCCTCAAGGCGACCCGGCGTCTGGGACTGTTGGGAGCGTCAGTCACCCAGCACCCGCAATTCGATGAACTGCTCCGCTGGCTGAATACCGATCGCTTCAACGATGTACGCGTGAGTGTGAGCTCCGTGCGGGCCGCCACCGTGACCCCTGCCCTCGCCTCTGGGCTTGCCAATCGAGGCAGTAAATCGCTGACCATCGCGATTGAAAGCGGCAGTGAACGGATGCGACGCGTCGTAAACAAGAAGTTGAGCAGCGAAGAGATTGACGCAGCGGCACGCCATGCCAAGCAGGGTGGTCTGAGCGCCCTCAAGTTGTATGGAATGGTGGGCCTCCCCAGCGAAGACGATGAGGATGTAGAGGCGACCGCCGATCTGCTCCTACAGCTGAAGAAAGCCACACCTGGGCTGCGCTTCACCCTGGGGGTGAGCACATTCGTGCCCAAGGCCCACACGCCGTTCCAATGGCAGGGGGTACGGCCGGAGGCCGACAAACGCTTGAAGCGCCTCGGCAAACGACTCAAACCCAAAGGTATTGATCTGCGCCCAGAGAGTTATGGCTGGAGCGTGATCCAGGCGCTGCTGTCGCGGAGTGATCGTCGACTGGCTGCGGTGATCGTGGCTGTTCGCGGAACACAAGACAGTCTGGGTGGTTGGAAGAAGGCCTACCGGGCCGCCAGGGCCGGGGAGCTGCCAACAGCCAAAAGCGCGGGAGTGGAGCTACCCCTCCCTCCAGCATGGGAAAGGGTTGTACACGACACCTGGCCCGACGACACGGTGCTGCCGTGGGAGCACCTCAGGACAGCGCTGAAGAAAGAAACCCTTCAACATCATCAAAACGAGAGTCTGGGAATTTAA